Proteins encoded together in one Salvelinus namaycush isolate Seneca chromosome 26, SaNama_1.0, whole genome shotgun sequence window:
- the LOC120021434 gene encoding claudin-4-like: MVSAGLQMLGTALAIIGWLGSIIICALPMWKVTAFIGANIVTAQVIWEGLWMNCVTQSTGQMQCKVYDSLLALPQDLQAARALIIIAIIAGLFAILLGIAGGKCTNFVDNESSKAKVAIASGVVFLIAALMVLVPVCWSANTIIRDFYNPLLVEAQRRELGASLYIGWGSAGLMILGGALLCCSCPPKDENHNVKYSKAASSVAGSSRAYV, encoded by the coding sequence ATGGTGTCGGCTGGGCTACAGATGCTGGGCACAGCCCTGGCGATCATCGGCTGGCTGGGAAGCATCATCATCTGTGCTCTGCCCATGTGGAAGGTGACAGCTTTCATCGGAGCCAACATCGTCACCGCTCAGGTCATCTGGGAAGGGTTATGGATGAACTGTGTGACCCAGAGCACGGGACAGATGCAGTGTAAGGTCTACGACTCCCTCCTGGCCTTGCCCCAGGACCTGCAGGCCGCCAGGGCTCTGATCATAATCGCCATAATTGCCGGCCTGTTCGCCATCCTGCTGGGCATCGCCGGCGGGAAGTGCACCAACTTCGTGGATAACGAGAGTTCCAAGGCCAAGGTAGCCATCGCTAGCGGAGTCGTCTTCCTCATTGCTGCCCTTATGGTTCTGGTCCCTGTCTGCTGGTCGGCCAACACCATCATCCGAGACTTCTACAACCCCCTTTTGGTCGAGGCCCAGAGAAGGGAGCTGGGAGCCTCACTCTACATTGGCTGGGGCTCCGCAGGGCTGATGATCCTGGGCGGGGCGCTCCTCTGCTGCTCCTGTCCCCCCAAGGATGAGAACCACAATGTCAAGTACTCCAAGGCTGCTAGTTCCGTGGCTGGCAGCAGCAGGGCCTACGTCTAG